The Caldisericota bacterium genome window below encodes:
- a CDS encoding nucleoside triphosphate pyrophosphatase: MKFILASASPRRINLLQKWRFDFVPVDSQYNEKFFAYSPSVTAMLNAYNKAFTTHKKYKNSIVVGADTIVVIDNKILGKPKSKNELKKMLQLLSEKVHRVITGIAVIKKEKFMINFIETKVKFKKLSCSEIKTYIATGEGLDKAGGYAIQGAASSFVEGIDGPIDNVIGIPINLLKKLLKN; this comes from the coding sequence ATGAAATTTATACTCGCATCAGCGTCACCCAGGCGAATTAATCTTCTTCAGAAATGGCGATTTGACTTTGTTCCAGTTGATTCACAATATAACGAAAAATTTTTTGCTTACAGTCCTTCAGTAACTGCCATGCTAAATGCATACAATAAAGCATTTACCACACATAAAAAATATAAAAATAGTATCGTTGTAGGAGCCGATACCATAGTAGTAATAGATAATAAAATCCTTGGAAAACCAAAAAGTAAAAATGAATTAAAAAAAATGCTTCAACTTCTTTCAGAAAAAGTGCACCGCGTAATCACTGGAATTGCAGTTATTAAAAAAGAAAAATTTATGATAAACTTTATAGAGACAAAAGTGAAATTTAAAAAATTGTCTTGTAGTGAAATTAAAACATACATTGCTACAGGAGAAGGATTAGATAAAGCAGGTGGCTATGCTATTCAGGGAGCTGCTTCGAGTTTTGTGGAGGGCATAGATGGCCCAATAGATAATGTAATAGGTATTCCAATAAATCTTTTAAAAAAATTATTAAAAAATTAG
- a CDS encoding DUF4321 domain-containing protein → MMLYITIGAILGTILGIGLGKVFPMLNNAVSFGFSPFTLNLVIMDITFGITFYLNIGTVVGVILFLYLFLVI, encoded by the coding sequence ATGATGCTGTATATAACCATTGGTGCAATATTGGGAACAATATTAGGCATAGGGCTAGGAAAGGTTTTTCCAATGTTAAATAACGCTGTTTCATTCGGATTTTCACCTTTTACTTTAAATCTCGTAATAATGGATATCACTTTTGGAATTACCTTTTATCTAAACATTGGCACCGTCGTTGGTGTAATATTATTTTTATACCTCTTCCTGGTAATATGA
- a CDS encoding rod shape-determining protein, whose protein sequence is MGFFNKELAIDLGTANTVVYMKNKGIVLREPSIIALNAKNKVVAVGEEAKRMAGRTPFVIKVIRPLRDGVIADFDV, encoded by the coding sequence ATGGGATTTTTTAACAAAGAACTGGCTATTGATTTAGGTACCGCAAACACTGTTGTTTATATGAAAAATAAAGGTATTGTGCTAAGAGAACCGTCAATTATTGCACTAAATGCAAAAAACAAAGTTGTTGCTGTAGGAGAAGAAGCCAAACGAATGGCAGGAAGAACCCCATTTGTAATAAAAGTAATACGTCCATTACGTGATGGCGTTATTGCAGATTTTGATGT